Within Vicia villosa cultivar HV-30 ecotype Madison, WI linkage group LG1, Vvil1.0, whole genome shotgun sequence, the genomic segment AAAGTGGTGCGTTTAAGAAGCCACCATGATAAATACTTGTTGGCAGATGATGATCAAGAAGGTGTTCACCAAGATCGTCTTGGTAGCTGCCGAAATGCGAAATGGACGGTGGAGATCGTAGAACATGCAAACTTGATTAGATTGAAGAGTATATATGGAAAATATTTAACAGCTTCCAATATGCCATTTTTGTTAGGAGCAAAGGGGAAGAAAGTGATACAAACTCTTCCCTCAAGGTTGAATTCATCTTTGGAATGGGAACCTATAAGAGAAGGTGACCACATTAGGCTTAGGACTCGTTATGGTCAATATTTACGCGCAAATGGAGGGTTACCGCCTTGGAGAAACTCGATCACACATGACATTCCACACCGCTCAAAAACAATAAATTGGGTTCTATGGGAGGTTGATCTTGTCGAGATTCGGCCACCACCTCCTAAACAAATAGAAGATTCCACACCTAGTGTTGTTGAAGACGTTATCCGTCCTATTGACCCTTCAACCGAACGCTCCCGTTCTCCTTCTCCTTCTCCTCCACATTCTCCTAATGAGGAGTCAGATAACGACAATCCATTCGCTTTAATTGATTTTAGATCTTCCGTATCAATCGAGGTTTGTTTccatctataaaaaaattaatttgacatTTGACACATTTTCTTATGCCTTAAGCCTCAAACTTTCTATACACAACATTATATAAAATATGCATATAGAAATTTATAACTAAtgatttatatattaaattatatgaTAACCAATTTTCTTAAATATCATTTTCAAATGCAGGGTTCTGATTTAGAAGATAATGGATCACCGATGAAAGAAGGGAGGATTATATTTTATAACGTGGGTGATGAAAACGGGGATGTCCCCGAAGGAAGTGAAGAAAAGTTCTTTACATTCAAAGGGAGTAGTGTAATTGAGTTAAAGGAGAAGTTGCGAGAAGAGGTAGAGCGTGATGATATTCTTGTATGTTCTCGCAACCCGTTGAATGCAAAAGTATATCCACTTCGGTTGCAATTACCACCCAACAATGTTGATTTGCACGTAATTGTGGTTCCTTCTTCATTCGTGAGTAATTAGCATTTTCGAGTTTTGGTTAGTCCTTCGAAATTACAACTTCCATTTTAGTTTACAATCAACTAAGATCAAGTTTTATTTGCTTAAAAAAATAGCAAATTTTATAATAGCCGATGTAAAAAGTATTCTTAGACATTTTGAAAGACTTTATACATCAGTTAATTCTATAATCTATGTAAGAACATTTGTCACGTCGGTTCTTCCTTCGATGTAAAAAGTGTCCATATACTACATCGGTTTTAGAATGGATGTGAAAAGAAGACGATGGGAATCACAAGCACATTGGTGGTGGAAAACTGGGAATTCATGATGCAAAAATATTTAGGAGAggaatttttgaaagaaaaacaaaaatagtgaaaagggaaaactatatgaaaaaggataaaaaaagaaaacaagtgCAACAATGTAAAAAGCACATAAAGTCAAATTCCTCATTGTATATAAACAACTTTGTAATGTCTTAGAAGAAAGTGATATAATGGATTTTGTTTAAGTAaattatcatcattatcattttattttatgtcaATCAAGATGACTATTTTGTCTATGGAATTTTTCGCTACGATAAATACTCTGTTTTTCTGCGGATTTACATGCGGATTTGAGCTAAAAATCCACAAGAAACTCATTTCCTGTAGTTTTTTCTGCCACTTCTGATCCCCAACTAAAACCTTTGCGGGTAATAGTAAATTTGTAGGTAAAGTCGCATGAAAGAGAATTTGCAAGTAAATCTGCATGAAttaaattccgcaggtaaactgTATATTTCTAGTAGTGTTTGGACACATTAAAGATTTATAATGATAAATGATGAATCTGAACTCTATGGCTTAAATTATCCAAAAATAGTCATTTAATTACTAGTaagtgtttaattttttttatatatgtaaaaAGTTGCAGAttgagttattattattattattattaaagtgaCAAATAATTAttgctaatttttatttttatatttttgagttTTGGTTTTGGTCGGGTTTTAATATTCTTAAATAAAAtctatataaaaatttaatttattttaaatttaatttataaaataataatatggtATTGGATGCTTGATTGGTTGGATATGTATACAACcgaatttttttgaaaaggtaAAATAGACATGTAAATATATAAAAGGAGAAGCTGGGAAAAATCCAGTAACAACAAAGTTCAAATATAATTGGCACAAGAGGTGCAACAAAGAGggaaaaaatataaatagaatGGAAAAGCATGGAAGCAACCAAACAACTCCGCAAGCAAGAGAAATTAGGAGAGGAGAAAAAGCGACCTTAAAAAAATGTCTACATTCAAAGCACGACCcacaagaaaattaaaataaggtTAAAGCTCAGACCATCAGCCCCACCATCAAGAAAACAAGAGATCACAAGTAAAAACCAAAACCACTAGGCTTATTTTGAGAAGGACCAACCTCTTAAATCGCTAATGGTTTAGGCACAAGATAGGGTTTTGAAGTCAATCTGAGAGTAAGAATGAGTTCGCGGATACGCTGCAAATAAAACAATTCcaaacctaaaaaaatattttgctcCTCCATCTCTTTCACGTTTGGTGGAGTATCGAAGAAATTCTTGTTGTTACACACATATCAAATGGCCCACACCACTGCAAGTCAAATCATGGGAAAATATCCCTAACCTTAGTCCTACCTCCTAAGAATCTAAAGAGCTCAAAAAGAATATTAGCATTTTACTGAAGAGTAACCTGGACTCCCAACCACTTAAAATTTTTATACCAAACTCTAGAAGCTAAGCTACAACTAACGAACAAATGAGAGGCTGATTCAAGCAAATTCCCGCGCATAATACAAAATATCAGAGTCATCTGATATTTTTGGAGGCCTTGTTTAGGTTGGTGTCGCGGCGGGAAAAATACTCGAGCGTACCAATGCTCGAAATAAATAGAGCCgccaccaaaattttatttttaaaagggaaACATCGACGAAATCCTTGAAGAACGAAAAGATGGTCATTGCAACCAACTTCAAGTTCGTGATTCAGTTATGTGCGGGGAACGTATTAGCCCCCTGCAACATCCATTGTATCCAACAAGAAATATTTAGTTAGTTTTGGAAAGGTGATTGCTAAAAATGTTTAAGTTTCTTCTGCTTATtaaaagtatttacaaaagtggaaaattttagtttttttattaatgtgCTTAACATGATGTTAAATCATGTTGTTACGTATTTCCAGGTGCAATGTTAATCTTCTGCTTATTAAAGTATTTGTGTCGATCGATTTAAAAAAAGTTTAGTCGCGCTTGGGCGGTAAAAGTTAGTTTGAGTTGTAATTGATTTTAAATGCGAAAGACAAGTGATTGCTCAAACAAAGCGTACGCTAACTCTCCGATTACTCGTGAAACAAGTGAATGTACATTTACTCGTTTTTTAATCCTAAGTTTATTGTGAAAGTTGTTTGTGTGGAAGATGGGAATCAATTAGACAAAAAGTGTACGCTAAACCCTAGATTATTCGAGACATAAGTGAATGTACATTCACCCCGTATATTTTTTATTCGAGTTCATTAGAGTGTATTttaagaaatttgatttgaaaaaaagcataatattatttaaaacaaatgaattagtttttgtatttttaaaccttattttaattattttggtattttatatatttgatgtttaggaattaaaattaatcaaagaattaattaattaattaattaacaattaacaaaattaaaattagaaataaaagaaaaggtaGTGCAAGTCTAGTTTAGGGGTGAGAAGTTAACAAAGAAGTGCATGCAATTAAaaagagttaaatatatttttagtccttataaaattaataaatttgacttttagtccttataaaaatatgttttagtccctacaaaattatttatgcacgtagttttagtccctatagaAGGACTAAAACGTCATGCAAAAttaataaatttgatatttttttataatgaataaaaatcaaatttgagatatttatagggaccaaaaacatatttaacccttaaaacaAGACACAATTTCTCATactaacaataataaaataaacattaaacaataaaaaataaataataaaaaaataaataaaaatgattagTTGTCTTTTCAACCATTCAAACCAAAAACCATTAAATCCacgtgaaaaaaaaatcaaatcttcccCATTCTTTTACATGAAACACCaaatcaagacaaacatgaacactcaaataaaaaaatcaaatctttctttCTCGTTAAAACAcattattgaaataaataaacaACTCAGATTCAACAAAAGCAAATGTAAAAAGGGAATATAGATTAACCTCTTAGCTTCAATGGTGTTAACGTATCAGAAAAATTTATGCGACCGACGTCTGTGGGTGGAGATTGATCGGGAGAATGTGGTGATAAGGATGAAGTTTTGACCTTAGTTGTTAATGGTGGACAATGGTAGTATTAATATTTGACTTTAGTCAAGCATGTGAGAGAAGGGGagcaaattgaattttttttgatgtttttgacTATAAGAATAAGGGTTGACTTGAGGCTATTGTGTGATATTGTTAATAAAAATTGGTTCTCCAAATGGTAAAAGTTGTCTCATATTTATAAAGATTTTTTAAGTCAACATAAAAGGAAAAAATACAATGAGAGAACGTGACTGATTAAGAACAAGTATGACAAACTGCGATCAATTAGAAACAAGTATGATACATTGTGACCAAATAAACAAGTATGACAAATTGCGATCAATTAGAAGAAGAGATGACACATTGCGGCTAATTTAAATAAAGTGACAATTTGCGACCAAttagaaatagggatgaaaaatcGGGAAagattcatattttttttatattatttttatttattgattattttgtgattaaaattgaataaataataaaaataatatttaaaaaacaaaaataaaattaaaatacttcaaCAAGTGAACATTTGACTTTTTATcaactttttttaccttttaaaaaaacaaaaaaaatacaataagatTTAAACCTACAGAGCTACCAACTGAGCTGACTTACTCAGTTCTATGAACTTAGGATACATATTcgtttttttggttttttcttttaaaatgctCCTAAAATTAAGATAGTAAAAGAAACATGCAAATATAAGCCTTATTTAACCACTATTTAGTTTTGACAATATTTTATGAGGCCTTATTTAGCCATAGATTAACCGTTTCAAATTTCGGGTCTTGTGCAGTAGCTCGCCTTGCATGTCCTCAAAGAAGAATCTGCAAGAGATGTCCTCTACATCAACCATGACCttttgtttaaatatattttctctcGAACGAAATATATTTTGcataaatttacaagataaaaatCTTTACCTTAGAGAGAGTCGAACTATTGTACAAGATAAGGGGCTCATTATAACTAATTTACAATTTTCATTGAAATTTTGGAATTTTATCTTTAGAAGTTACAAGTTCCAATTCATTGCAAAGAACTACAATTTGAGCTCATTATCAAAGTGAATAACAAATTTTCTCCTTCTAACTGTATTCAAAACACACCTACCTTCCTATACGCACCTTATCAATTGCAGCCAATAAAACACAACATGTTGTCTAATTCATAACAGTATcacacaacaaaatcatcaagaTACACTCTAATTATTATTGGTCTGCATTTCCATTTGTTCTTCTTCCAAAAAACAATGACTAAGTACCATGATTGTAGCTTatgttaatttttaaatttgtggtTCGAAATATTCTTTCAACTTTCCATAATCATACTATGTATTAACTAGAGAAGTTTTTTTTCATATAAAGTCTCAATTGTGAATATGAACCTGTCACACTACCTCTTTTTCTTTGATCTCTTCAATTTTCGCATCTCCAAAACATGAGGTTGCGCTATGAGTAAGGGATTAGAGTTTCTTAACTCTAAATAACAAAGAATAATCCATATCTATGTGCAAGGAACAAAGGTAACAACCAAGGTGCTTCATCTTCCCCTAGCAATACCATCTGATAGCTCTCTCTAGAAGTACAAAAGCTTAATACATAGTTAGGTGGTTCTCATCTTGTTAAGTTGTTTGGAACTACTTAGTTTATAATGAATTGGGAGTGATCATCCATATACTAATCAAGTTGATGATAGACAATAAATATGCCATTAATTTTGTTAAGAATCTCGTGTCTCATGGAATGAATAAACACATATAGACTAAGTTCCATTTTATTATAGAACAAGTGAACAAAGAGAAACTAGCTGATTTGCATTGTCTGACACCACATAAGTTTGATgtcattttaaaaatacaaagttaaaaaaattcaacaaacATGGAAGGTAACTAGGAATTCTATgtatcaaatatttaaattaggaaagcacattgttattgttgttgttggttgaaaatatacatgttgaagaagaTCCACATTGCTTACATTTTTAAAGAAAGAGGGAGTCCAAGACTATTAATGGATTCAAGTTCTTCATATTGCAAAATGCAAAGACAAAAGCACTTTTAACTTGTATTTGACGTATTATATTTCTCTTATACCATTGTGTTAGAGTGTTGTAAGGGGTAGTTAAATATTCTTTGGAGAGTGTGCTTGCATTAGGGTCTTGGACTAGTTGGGGATAGTCTATATTGTTGTTACAATTTTTATATATGGTTATTCTCTTATGGTTGCTTCTCAGATTTTTGAATTTTTCagattaaattttgtgttgtGATCGTGTTCCTCTTTTTCTCTGTGCATTAGTTTTTCCTAACAATTAGTATCAAGATCCATTGTTAGGAAGGGGTAGAATTTGTTTTAGTATGCTTTGTGGTTGCAATTTTGTATGATCTTTGTCGTCCTCTgtt encodes:
- the LOC131624271 gene encoding uncharacterized protein LOC131624271; this translates as MEFFQRAKVVRLRSHHDKYLLADDDQEGVHQDRLGSCRNAKWTVEIVEHANLIRLKSIYGKYLTASNMPFLLGAKGKKVIQTLPSRLNSSLEWEPIREGDHIRLRTRYGQYLRANGGLPPWRNSITHDIPHRSKTINWVLWEVDLVEIRPPPPKQIEDSTPSVVEDVIRPIDPSTERSRSPSPSPPHSPNEESDNDNPFALIDFRSSVSIEGSDLEDNGSPMKEGRIIFYNVGDENGDVPEGSEEKFFTFKGSSVIELKEKLREEVERDDILVCSRNPLNAKVYPLRLQLPPNNVDLHVIVVPSSFVSN